A stretch of DNA from Chelonoidis abingdonii isolate Lonesome George chromosome 8, CheloAbing_2.0, whole genome shotgun sequence:
aggcttgacaaagccctggctgggatgatttagttgggaatggtcctgctttgagcagggggttggactagatgacctgctgaggtctcttccaaccctgatagtgtGATTTTATGATCTGCTCTGTCTCCATGACCAGACGAAGAGCAGCAGTAGCCAGTGAGCGCCGTGCAATCTGACCACACGCAGGGCTATGCCCAGCTCGACAGTGGCCCAGAACAGCTGGAGGGCCTGGTTCATGGACAGCTGCCTTGCCACTAAATCCCCCTGAATTCTCCCCAAGAAAGCAAGCTCTGGGCCTACCAGCAAAGCTGGCCGCAGCAAGCGCAGGCTTCAGGGATTTGTCGTTCGAATGCTTTGGTGTTGTAAAATGTAATCGGTTTTATGGGGAAAGATTTCTGCAGTCAGGCCATTCATTTCCTTTTACGACAGCTCAGCTGCATCTCAGCCCATGTGGGccgggctgcagggagaggtgtCCACATAACACGAGCCAGCTGGGGGTGGCAAGAAATATTCTTGTCTGAAATAAACCAAGAGGAAATGGACAAGCTTGCTGAATGGGCGCCAAGACATGCTCAGGCTTGCTGGCCTCTCAGGCAGAACACACTGTACTAAACATCGATATCTTGTTGTGTACAGTATGCAAACAAGTCACTTACTCACAGTGCCTGCGCCCATTAACGACTGTTCCCGGCCTTTGCTTTGCTCAGCTCAGCTGCACGGACAGGATGCCCCACTGGAGGTTTGTGCAGTTCATGAAAGCAGACGGGAGAGCAATGCAGTTCGGAGCAGGAAACTGGAAATCGGggtttgcagtgctggtgaggacAGAGCCAGACCCTGTAAGGTAGAATAGCATACACACACCACAGCTCTGCCCATCTGGGGGGGAACACAGTGAAATACCCGCATACAGCTCCCCCAGGATCTCCCTTCCAatagggggagaggaggagttgAGAGACAAATTATTCAAAGGAGAGGAGGGTTCTCCTCTCAAACCCCAATCCCAGGGGATCTGCCAGAGACCTTTTgcctctgcactggctctggGGTCCCTGCCCCCAATCTTTGGCTACCCCTCAGACTTCTCTGTGGGAAGGCCCCCACAGGGTGTAAGTACTGTCACCCCAAGGGATAGGTCCATGCACATCCCCCTCACCCGCCTTTCATGCCCCCTCGCCGCTCAGTGATCCCCAGCTCACAGAGCGGCTAAGAGGAATCGATGCAGAGGCAGCTTGACCATCTTTGTGCATAGGCCTGAGGAGATCCATGTGCAGAAGGACCCCTGTCCCACCCAGGAGCTAATCCTTAGGGCCCCTGGCTATTTATTTTGTCCTGCTCTCGTGCTCCGACTAAACCCAGCATTCTAACCCACAGCTGGTAGCTGCCCCtcagcaacaaaagtgattaagagaatggagcagcttccatacgAGAGGAGATTagaaagtctgggactgttcagcttggaaaagagatgactaagcagggatatgatagagggctatagaATCATGCCTGCAAgtgaaagtgttatttatcccttcatatAGCACGAGAACCAGGGTCATCCAGTGAAATAAGTAAGGCAGCAGgattaaagcaaagaaaaggaagcacttcttcacacagcgcactgccaacctgtggaactcactgccaggggccaaaactataactggattcaaaaaaaaaaattggataaactcatggaggataggcccagcTCCCGGTTTTACCCAGcttggtcagggatgcaaccccacatctgggtgtccctaggcctctgactgccagttgctgggactggatgacaggggacagatcactgatgattgccctgttctgttcattctctctaagcATATGTcgttgggagacaggatactgggctagatggaccatggtctgacccagtgtggccattcttaggtTCTTAATCTCCATGTAACTGCAGAAACAAAGAGTGCACTCAGCCTGCAGGGGGAAATGAATATCCTTGACAGCAGGAGCTCCTCCACTGAGTTCCGCCCTCTGTGGCGCACACATAATTCCATGGGGTTACAGCCTACCGTGGGTGCAACTGAGGGCAGAAACTGGCCCTTGGTGCTTATAAATTACCCCTACCATATCTGTGTAGCAGACAAGTCGCAccccctccacagctcccagcagagctgtgcaaatcaCCAGAGGGAGTAATAGTGAACCCCAGGCTATGTTTGTTAATCTGCTGCAGGGGGAGTTTCcactgggctgctgctgggtcaCACACAGAGGTTGCCAGTAATTGTTTGCGTATGACTACATATTTCAGTGTAGTTGGATTTAAATGTGGGGCACAGAACAATTCTCAGTCCAAACAATTTTTTGGTTTGGCCTCCGCAAGCTGGCAGAGAGACTGCAGGCAGAATGCAGTGCTTGTAAAGGGTGCCACACTGACCAGACGCAGGACTCTGATGCTGAGAGCAAAGGCAGTGGAGGGGCCCATTCACATTTCTAGTGTGTAATTGCGGATTCATTCAGGGCTTGGCCTCTCTGCTCAGAATGAGAAAGGTGCCAAATATTGCCCCGAACTACTGACCTTGCAAGGGCTGACAGTATCCGTTCCATGACCCTGTCCCTTTAAATACCAGGCAATTATCTGAATATGATTATTTGTGTGGCTATAGCTCCACTCTGAGTTTCAGAAATTGCGGAGCAATTAACTGCCAGAATCAACCAGGGCCCCgctcattcctagagcagatcagAACATTTCTGAGAACATGAAATCTTGGCTAACCCAAAATGTTTCCTATagctgtatctgttctgtgatGGGTCAGACTCATAGACTAATGCCTAGGGCGATGGTCTGGGAGTCCCACttgctgctctgcctgattctGAGTGACCTGAGATGGaaaactctgctctcagttagGAAGATCAGGAACTTtcgtctcccacatcccagcctgCGACCCCAACCACCAGGCTGTAGAGCAGGTATgtgtctctttctcctcccaaAAAGCTTTCCTGAATCAAAAGGTTCCCCTCCAAAACTAGATATTTCAGCAGTTCTGGCTTGGGAACAGTGTttgaaaggttttggttttgatcCAATTACAATTTGCTGCAATGGTTCCAGaaccaaacaaacaggaaatatgTCCAGTGTTTTCAAAACGTGTGGGGGAGGGTTCTTTCAGAACGCATAAATAATCTCATCTCTTAATCAAATACTTTCACTAAATGAAATACCGAACAAAATCTTTTCTTGCAAACAGGTACAGTAATATCTGTAATTTACTCATTTTATAACATGATTGACAGCTTTTTATCATGACAAACTCTTTCAGGAAGACATTTTAATGAGGGGGTGTAATAGTCACATTTTTCTATATTGCACAGTCTTTTCGTAGCAGTATTTTTGGTCATCCTTTCCTACGTAGTATTAAACTGCATTCACGTGCCCCCAGCTACATACAAtcttatcattttaaaatgtcgTGTACAGGTTTATTTTACGTATattacaccttatgtaaaaattcTACAATCATTGCTCTTTGCCAAAAGGCAGGTAAAGTAGATGAACAGGTACATAAAATAAATTCTCCTTTGAACATTTTGTACctggaaaatggaagaaaaaaggaGGACAGTGTTTTGGCATTAATAGCATCCAAATGCCCCAAAGAAACCCTGTTTGCTACCTACAGCGTTGGTTTATAGTTCAGTCTCTCTTTGTCACAGCCCTCAGGGGCCTCGGCATCTTTAAGGTAACTCCCTTTTCCTGAAGAAGAGTTTTGTCTGGTGCTGTTAAACTGATAGACTCGCAGCTTAAACAGATGTTGGAGCTTCTCCTGGAACTGGTGTCCAATGAAACAGTACAACAAAGGGTTGATACAACTGTTTGCAAGTCCCATGCAGATTCCAAAAGGCAAAATAGTGTCGATGACTGTTATAATGTCACAGTTATCAATGATGTTCATCTGAGCCAGGGCAtccaaaaaggttaaaatgtggAATGGAAGCCAGCAGATGAAGAAAGCCACAACAACTGTAGCCACCAGTTTCAAGACTttgtctcttttttgtttgtttttcctaaattcCCGTGCTTTCATTAAGTGCATCCAGATCCACACGTAGCATGTGGCTATGACAATTAAAGGAATCAAAAAGCCAAGAGTGTTTTTCATTAAGGCTGTTCCAGCAGACCACTTTGCATACTTCTTGTAGGGAAAAGCCATAATGCAAGCATTCACCCCCAAGCTTTCAATGAAGGACGTGTCACGGAAATAAAACGTTGGCAGGGAAGGCAAACAAGCGAGGCCCCAGACAAGTAATGCTATCAGTGAAGCTTGTTGCAGTGTTCTCTTTTGAGATCGAATAGGATAGACAATAGCCCGGTACCGGTCCATGCTCATGCAGGTGATGAAAAATATACTTGCAAACATGCTCAGAGACAGAACGGAACTTGAAATTTTGCACATCACAGATCCAAAAAGCCAGTTGTATCCGTAGGCATAATAGGCTGCCCAAAGGGGAAGTGTGGCTAGGCACAACAAATCGGCCATGGCCAgattgaaaatgtaaatattagcAATGGTTTTCGGGTCGTGATGGCGGCAGAGTACCACGACCACCACACTGTTGCCAACAAGCCCAAGGACAAAGATAAAGCAGTAGAGCACCGGAATCAGTGTAAATTGATAATCTGAGTATAGAAGTGGACAGGGAGAGGGAGACATCTGCTCAGTCGATACGTTTGTAGCTGAAGAATGTACATCTTGAAGAGTTTCTTCTGTAGTGTTGAGCCTGGAGTAATTACTATACATCTTGGGTATTGGGGAGGAGATATTCACTGCTGGAAATTCTCGTGCTAGAGACACCTTTATCATCACATTGTTCACCTGCAGATATAAAACAAGTGTGAGAGTCAAACGTAGCCTACAAAATCACCTTTGCTATTctcagcaaagaattctgtggcaccttatagactaacagatgttttggggcatgagcttttgtgggtgaatacccacttcgtcggatgcatgtagtggaaatttccaggggcaggtgtatatatatatatatatatatatatgcaagcaagctagagataacaaggttagttcaatcagggaggatgaggccctgttctacctagtctataaggtgccacaggactctttgctgcttttacagatccagactaacacagctgtcCCTCTGACACTTTGCTATTCTCAGAACTTCTATCCCAATGACAGAGTACAATTAGCACCAAAGAGGTAATGGCACGTCCTAATTAGGCCTAGCAAAGGGATGAGAGTCTGGGTTTTTTCTGAGATTCTGAGGAGGTTCTTGCTGTGAGCAGCAGAAGGGAAAGTCCATTGTTTTCAGGACAAGTCCCAGGCTGGGTTTCTCCTGATTCTCTTCTCCATGTGCTCATGCTGTTTCCCATCTTTCTCACAGCTGACATTCTTTGCACGTCCATGCAAAGAGCtcacagtgctttacagacattcaTCTCACCCCCCAACCACCCAACAAGCGAGGCAAAGCTCCATTTCATGGAGTGGGCCATTAAGGCATGGAGAAGGTTACAAAGCTTCCAAATGTCACACAATGACTAGTGCAAatcagggaatagaacccaggtctcctgtatCCATCCCAGTGCTGTGTATTcactgagagagaaaaacatgTCAGGgagcaagggcctgatcctgctcccaatgaagtcagtggaaggttAGTCATTGGAGTgtagtgggagcaggactggcctTCAGTTCAGTAATACAACGCAGGAGCAGCTACAACACATAGCCACGAATACAGGACTAAAAGACAGAGCTCAGTCACACATCTTTTGGGGACTTGCTTCATCTGAAATTTCAATTCAGCGTTCATTACATGGGCACAACAAGCAGCGCATTAGTCACATtgtatactggaattggaaaaggttcagaaaagggcaacaaaaatgcttggGGTAGGGAACGGCttcagtatgaggagagatttataagactgggacttttcagcttggaaaagagacaactaagagggggatatgattcaggtctataaaatcatgactggtgtggagaaagtaagtaaggaagtgttatttactcctcataacagaagaactaggggtcaccaaatgaaattaataggcagcaggtttaaaacaaacaaaaggaagtatttttttcacacaacacacagtcaagctgtggaattccttgccaaaggatgttgtgaaggccaaaagatgttgtgtataacagggttcaaaaaaactaGATACATTTATGAAGGAtgggtccatcgatggctattagccaggatgggtagggatggtgtccctagaaactgtttgccagaatctgggaaggaacaacaggggatggatccaggggcggctctaggtattttgccaccccaagcatggcaagcaggctgccttcggtggcttgcctgcaggagagccccggtcctgcggattcggcgggatgcctgcgggaggtctgctgaagctgcgggaccagcggaccctccgcagacatgccgccgaaggcaacctgccttcCACCCTCGCGGGGACCGGCAGAGCatcccccgtggcatgccgccccaagcatgcgcttggcgtgctggtgcctggagctgcccctggatggatcacttggtggttacctgttctgttcattccctctggggcacctggcattggccgctgttggaagatagggctagatggacctctggtctgacccctTATCACAAAGGCCCAGCCGGCCAATCACAAGACGGGTTTGGGAAATTAGTGTCCACATCTCTACTCTGTACAATACAATTAATCCAGTTAGGGAGCAACAGGCAACTACTGTTGCTGCTGTTATACTGCTGTGGAAACACCTCTGACTGCAGCCCCAAAGCTTTAGTGACCAATGATTTTCTGTTTAATGCTAGGAGTATCGTACAGAAACAGTCTGTTAACTAACTGGGTTAGATGGATTTTTGGTCCGATCCAATacggcctttcttatgttcttatgtaagagTTTAATGAATAAAAAGGATGTCATTTTGACATTCCAATGTGTGTCATTATGTAAGATAAAACAACACTTGCTGCTTGTTTAAATACTCATGGAACCATTTATATTTATGCTACTAAAAATGCTTGCACGGTATAAATGCAGCCGTTTCAGACCTAGCCAAGGTCTCGGTAAGACACAGGGACTTTTGACtgtgtaaggactgcaggatctagTCCACTGAGATCGAACAATGCTGTTTTATTTAATGAAGGGTGAATGACAGCCTCAAAAAATCTCAATATTTTCTATCATTTTAACAACTTTAGGCAATTCTTCTCATGCATGATCATGTATGgtttgcacaaaatattttaatactacAGTAAATAATACATTGCCTAGAAAAATCTGGTAAAATGAACTTTTAAATACACGGTTCTCATAATGTAATAAGAATTAAATTGGCAGCAGATGGATGTATCCTAATACATTAGTGCTTCTTCACGTAAAGTCACACACACCGGATCTTAAACTCAGTTTACTGTTAATTAAACAGTTCCTCCACCATGGTGAGGGATTGGTTTTTAATTGTATAGATCTCCTTTTTCTCACCTTTTGAAGTATTGGAAATAGAGCCATGAAGTCTTATCTGTTTGATTTACTCTCAATAGGACTGTTTTATGTTTACTTTTAGATAAATTATCATGAACTAGCACCAGCTGTTTCTATGTGCTCAGCTGTCTGCACTTAAatgattcatttcagattttttattttcattttattttattttttgtaaagtaTTGTACTTGTATTTGCTATGCTTCCACTTGAAAGCAGCATGACACATTGCCTCATGGTAGGTAAagcaatatatttttaacaacattttaacAGTAGATAAAGAAGAAGTGACTTCCACTTACCTTAAAAGTGTCCGAATTCAAGCTGGAGATGGATATAGAATAACATGGTCCCTTATTCCACTTTCCTTCTAGCAGGCAATATCTCCAGCTCTCTGCTTTCTCTCTGATACATTCTGTGGTCTCCACCAGGAGACTTTAACCTACATAACTCCAGGACTGAAATATGAATGCTTGCcagtttgttgatttttttttttttttttggcagcaaaAACTGATTGAGAATCCCTCATTCAAGATCATGTGAGTACATGAAGAGGagagaaacaagaacaaaatgaaatttgcACAAACATATTGAGCTGTTTTGCTAACATAGATAGTGGGTGCCTTATACTAGggaggtacacacacacacaaacacactctgtAGTTAATGGTTTTGAGGGGGAAATCCCACTTTCTTTAAAGGATTCTCAGTCTTTGACAACAAATTCCAGAGAGCAGTAGATGTTTCTTGTTGTTTCTTTAATAAGCACAAAGCCAACAAAGGGAGTAAAATGTGCAGAAGAATGTGGGAAGCAGGAGGGCAAACCGAGGCAAGCTCACAgtgggaaaatatttaatttgtaagTGAAGGAAAAGCTCAGAGGGCTGCTGCCTTCTGATACACAGTATGGACATAGATTACCCAGGTGTCTTAAACCAGGTACATTGCTTGCGAGATGATGCACAAGAGTCTAAGTTTGCAGCAGAGCAAATCCCAGAGCAGTGAGAAGAATCATGCTTCAAGGTAAAGCGAGAACAAGTCCATTGTTTAAAAGCACGGCAGAGCTGTAAGCCTGCATGTTCAAACCCAGGTACAACTCACAGCAAATTGTGTACATGAACATGCTTCTCCATCATTCCCATTTTGTGCTTCTTTTACTTGTACGTTATTTAGCTGAAGATGCTCGTGCAAGAGGATGGGTGCAAGCTAAACATTCACAAGCGCTGTAAACATTTTGTCCTGTTGTTAGAAGTCAGCCTTCCTCTGCCACCCCAAACATCTCTGCTGGGGCCATGTGACCACTCCTCCCAACGAGAAGGGACACTTGCCATGCAGACAGTGCACCAGGCCCAGTGCTGGACACTGCCTTTAAAAATGCCCAGAGGGCAGAAAGCTCTTAAACATCTCAACTGGTTATAGATGCACCCGCTGTAGACTCCATCATCTTTGATGGCCTGCAcaacacagcccccccccccccaccagctgtATGTGCCTCTTGCAGCTCCGCATAGACCACTGGTTCTGGAGCACCAGCTCCCTCAGacatgcctaggagccccagtgcCAGCAGCCCACTACAGCCTTTGCAACTGGGGGGCAGAAGGTCCAGGCTGCCCTGCAGATCCCACCCACTATCTGCCATGACCTGGACAGACTCAGCCCAGCAGCAGTAATAATCAAATACCACCCCAGAGAAGCTGGCGTTCggggggctgctgcagggagctgcccccGTTCTGGTGACTTTGGGGTTATTGAGAGTTGGGATTGTTCTCGGGGAGCTAGCCCCTTCTCTATGTGCGTATGTGATCCCACACCTCGCGGCCCTTACTGTGGTCACCCGGCAGGCAGGGCAGCGCTCCCGTCCCATCCCACTGCACGGCCAGGCCCTGAGGCATAGCCagacctggctccagcccacACACAGCCTGGTTTTAGTGCCCTGCCTGCTGGATCAGCCTCTCTTGCTAGCACCAGATCACCAAACAAGCTGGTGGGAAGGGCCCTCTGCTGTTCCCTCACAGCCTAACCGGGTGTGGAGACGTATCACttttgatgacattttcatcagaaaggggagagagagtctCTCACACTCTATCGCCTGGCTAGGGCACTGGCTGGGACTGGAAGAGCCAGGGTCGAGTCCCTGCTCCGCCTAATTCAGAGCCAGCTCACTCCaaatcagggacttgaacctggtcTTCCACATGCCTGGGGAGTGCTCTGACCAGCAGGATGGACACAGCGACTCCCCCTTCCCAAGTCACCAGCTCCATTATTCATCTGAAAATGGACATTGACACAAGTCTagcctggggaagagggttgaAACATTCTGGTTTTGCTCCAGCATGGAACAAATACAGAAGACTTCGACTGCTGCCATGCAACTGAACTGCCATCCTGGGCTCAGTTCTGACCCTCTACCCACGTGTCACACGCTAGCCTAGTATCTTAACACAACAGCATCCAGGCTTTCTGCTGCAGGGGAAGCCAGTGAGGGTCAGTGCTCATAGCTAATCCTGGGAGCAGAGACCAGGCCGGAGCAAGCTGtgtgagagggaagggaaggatatTCTCCTGCCAACCCAGATGGGACTGGGCTCTGCGACTTGTAACAGATTAACCACAAACCTGCACACACATCCTCAAATGGGACTGGATCCAGGGTGCACGGGGCAGCAGAAGGTGCAGAAGTGTAGGCCTGTTCACGTCACGACTGCTCCCTGTGTAGGGGTTGGACATCTTGTTATCCGAGAACAGAAAGCAGAGAGAGGCAACTGGTGATCAGATGCAAGTGTCTGCGCTGGCctgccctcctccagccctgaacGCTTTCAGCAGGCAGCAGGACATTGGCTTTATTCTCATCACGCCTAAGCAATACCCAGAGCCAGTCCAGCCAGGTGCCTTCCCTGGCAGGACCGTGAGCGACAGCCCAGATTGCGAGGAACAATCCGTAGGGGAAAATGGCCTGCCGGGATCTGGGTTTCATAAGCTGTGTGTGGAGCAGAGTTTGCAGTGCTTCATACACAGCATTACTGGCCGCTCGACTGGATGACTCACAGCCCTCTTGAAAACAGACCgtctatgccagtggttctcaaactgggatctgCAGAGAGGGGGTCCGTGAGTCATGTCCTGGACCGCCAgtcccactgatcaactcctcgcCCTTCCGCCACATATCTCCTGCAtgcagggaacagctgttcagcagcatgcaggaggtgcggggacggagggggaggagcgtgctcagggaaaggggtggaaagaggtgaagaagaggaggggcaggggtggggctttgggggaagggatggaattgGGAAGGGTCTGGGGAtgagtgggggttgagcacctcTGGGGAAAATGAGAAGCTGGCTTGGGGGGGtccatgaaaatttttaaatcaaaatatggGTCCTTGGATTGataaagtttgagacccactgatctaTGCAATAGACACTAAGAGCTGGAGATCCGGGCTCCAGTCCAGGGGACCCAGGGCTTTCCTCCTTTCTGCGGGGGTAGCTGAATAGGGCAAAGGGTATCTCCAATGCACACTCCCTTACAGACTGGGGAGCCCCTTGAGCCAAGCACCATGGAAGGGATCTGTTCAAGAGAACAGGGTGGGGAAGACACCACACCATGCTCCCCTGATGGCAGAGTTAACACCTGCTCGGAAATCCAGCTAATGCTGTTAAAAACCTGTCTGTAGAGACTCTTGGAGCTCAGTGCACCCTGGAGACTGACCTATCCTCTCACTCCAAGTGGAGCCCGTGGCCAAGGAGAACACATGTGAATGGGGATGATTTTGCTGCACCTGATCAGCCAATACACGAAGGTCTCAGTTTCCAGTGCTGGCTCCTTGCACAAACGTCCCATTCCCTAGAAAGCAAATCAACCACACTGCTTGGCAGACTTGCTTTTGATTCAACATGTCCTAAACCTGGCCCTTACTGCACAAATCAACATGATTGAAAAGCAGAGAAACTCCCTTATTCCCTCTTTTCACTGCAGCACACCTAAGCCAGGTCTTCATGGACAGAACAACTGAACAGACGTGCCCAGGATTTAAAACCTACTGATCCAACAGTGACACTGCTATGGGGATCAATGTATGAAACAAAAACAGTCGAGCGTCCCAGTGAAACCATATGCCAAGAGCAGATAAACAGCACAGCTGCAATCCTGAATCCAGAGCAGCACACGCATCCTTCAGGAAGGACGATATAGAATTCACCCTCCCTCTAGGGTAACTCCCCCGCTCACACATCCCCACTAGCACAGGACCTGCGCTAAGATTTGTGGGCCATAAATTCGAATCTGAGTCAGTTGAAAAATggtatgtgggggtgggggtaaaaaaaaacaaccttgttCTCTTGAAATTCTTCATGGGAAGTTTCAACGTTTTTCAGTGATTGATGAAGAACAAttagttttcaaaacaaaaaaataaaactgttctcattttcaattcagttcggggggcggggggttccACCTCCCCCTTCTTTCTCCTTAGCCACTGGAAAAGatcaggggagaaggggagaaataaaaacaactaaataaaaaaaaaagtctaaaaatgttcaggtttaaaagtaaaaaaaaaaaaaatctgaaaaagtgttttaaaacagaaaattttcCACAATTTTTTTAGAAGGTGCCACATAATTAGAAACCACTGAAAATGAAAACGTTCACCTCGCTCATATCATGATGCTCCAGCACTACAAGGAGGAAGGTAAGTTTTGAACACCGTAACAAGGGTTATATTTCGCTAGGTGCACCGTGCTGTTGGATAATTAGCACCGAACACCTCCGTAGGGAGCACCTGGCACATGCGCACAACACAAACCCGACTCTTTTCAGAGCTGCAGCTGACACCCATGTGCCTCGCACACATGAGAAAAATTGCACATTTTCACAAGCCCACATCATTGATCGATAGCCCTGTGCTCATCTGCTCCTGGGCAGGAGTTGAGAGAACGTCGCCCCACAGCTGTAATTCTTGCTGCCAGCTGCACTGTACATAACCACTTCTGACAGCGCCTTTGCCCTGCTTATTCAAACAGCGATAGGCTTTGTAacgaagaaaaaaaatcagtagcatGTGAAAGTTTATTTTGCATGATGCTGAAACCAAATGATTGTTTAGATTGAAATATAAACAATGTTTTCTTCTCCAGATCCTTTTCCGTTCCTCAGGGATACTTGCTCTATCTGCCCTACCAATACCTCTGGGAATGCCTAAAATCTCACCACTGGCTTGTCTCAGAACAGGTCAGCCTGGCACTCTGAGGCGTGATCGCAGCAGGGTTAAAAAGAGAAGCATAGACGCAGCAGCATAGGCTAGCAATGGGATGATATACCCAAGGTCCCCGGCGCACTTGTACAGCCCACAGGGAAGCCAACGTCTCAGCATCTAGGCTGCTGCTTGTTGCCATGCTAGAACGGGGAAAGCCATGGTAGTTACATCCACCCATGCTGGGATTGTGCCTCAGATCACAGGGCAGACGTACGCTTAGTAGCAGAGGGATAGGCCCAAACCTGGCATGGCCTCTGGCTCCAGGAGAAAACATCATGACCAGGCAGGTCTTTGCACACTAGCCACACTCCTCACACACCCGTTCCGCAGAGACCTCTGGAGCTGGGCTGGTGGGGCACCTAATAGGGAGGGGCTTGGCAGTGTACTCCCTCTTTCTCTAGACTCCCCAGAAGCTCCCCAGAGAGATCCCACAGGAATTCGGGCCCACAGGGTGGGAGCGGGGGCCAGGCAGGGAGACCGGCTGA
This window harbors:
- the AGTR2 gene encoding type-2 angiotensin II receptor, with translation MSSKAPTIYVSKTAQYVCANFIFLLVETTECIREKAESWRYCLLEGKWNKGPCYSISISSLNSDTFKVNNVMIKVSLAREFPAVNISSPIPKMYSNYSRLNTTEETLQDVHSSATNVSTEQMSPSPCPLLYSDYQFTLIPVLYCFIFVLGLVGNSVVVVVLCRHHDPKTIANIYIFNLAMADLLCLATLPLWAAYYAYGYNWLFGSVMCKISSSVLSLSMFASIFFITCMSMDRYRAIVYPIRSQKRTLQQASLIALLVWGLACLPSLPTFYFRDTSFIESLGVNACIMAFPYKKYAKWSAGTALMKNTLGFLIPLIVIATCYVWIWMHLMKAREFRKNKQKRDKVLKLVATVVVAFFICWLPFHILTFLDALAQMNIIDNCDIITVIDTILPFGICMGLANSCINPLLYCFIGHQFQEKLQHLFKLRVYQFNSTRQNSSSGKGSYLKDAEAPEGCDKERLNYKPTL